Proteins from one Cicer arietinum cultivar CDC Frontier isolate Library 1 chromosome 3, Cicar.CDCFrontier_v2.0, whole genome shotgun sequence genomic window:
- the LOC101502844 gene encoding phosphatidate phosphatase PAH1-like — protein MNVVGKFGNLITKGVYSVATPFHPFGGAVDVIVVQQQDGTFRSTPWYVRFGKFQGVLKGAEKIVKINVNGVEANFHMYLDNSGEAYFVKEVDEDDKESESNVAAEAATNFESLTEGSGVKIDYENLSVDDITGHRLEHTVSDPGVLQLKGEDCSSVLPKLQKAESDIGRRFYDFQDDQPTIEGSADLLEYGSSQYDNLDGENFVDLQGSLPEVVLVSVDGHILTAPISESEQTEENLQLKIPQFHLGPGEGTEFYEGNEEFSTGEDACSTDYVSQLDASTADVPSSIYSSNIGKEGPSCYTEETETEEVASCTKRDSVFKSCLDLHELAQQQAENDNSQDEGSSLVDQNSAGESNENCSVVDENEQERTKQSRNIDEASTLTPTSGSGTNDTEWNESQQILAHESTSEEDKVMVSQTTTSNDGDQSHSGLRFDISLCGHELKAGMGFTAAAGVFEAHQISEEEFRCSAASITKNKNLVVKFRERYLLWEKAAPLVLGTAAFDYDLPVNPEDTIPVGEDDVLKSRDDNPGPSSSGRRWRLWPMAFRKVKTVEHTSGDESSEDIFVDSESDLLGSVVEPTPSSGSRESPRKQFVRTNVATNEMVASLNLKDGQNIVTFNFSTRVLGAQQVDAHIYLWKWNARIVISDVDGTITKSDVLGQFMPLVGKDWNQTGVARLFSAIKENGYQLLFLSARAIVQAYLTRNFLVNLKQDGKTLPNGPVVISPDGLFPSLYREVIRRAPHEFKIACLEDIKRLFPSDYNPFYAGFGNRDTDELSYSKIGIPKGKIFIINPKGEVAISHRIDAKSYTSLHTLVNDMFPPTSLLEQEDFNSWNYWRMPFPEID, from the exons ATGAATGTAGTAGGAAAATTTGGAAACTTGATAACAAAGGGTGTATATTCAGTTGCTACCCCTTTTCATCCCTTTGGTGGTGCTGTTGATGTCATTGTTGTTCAGCAACAAGATGGGACTTTTCGGAGCACGCCGTGGTATGTTCGGTTCGGTAAATTTCAGGGTGTTCTTAAAGGTGCCGAAAAGATTGTTAAGATAAATGTTAATGGGGTTGAAGCGAACTTTCATATGTATCTTGATAATTCGGGGGAGGCTTATTTTGTAAAAGAGGTGGATGAGGATGATAAAGAAAGTGAGTCAAATGTGGCTGCTGAAGCTGCTACTAACTTTGAATCTTTAACAGAAGGCAGTGGTGTGAAAATTGATTACGAAAATCTGAGTGTGGATGATATTACTGGTCATAGACTTGAGCATACCGTATCTGATCCGGGGGTTCTTCagttgaaaggtgaagattgttCCTCGGTTTTGCCAAAACTTCAGAAGGCGGAATCTGATATTGGTAGGAGATTTTACGATTTTCAAGATGATCAGCCCACAATTGAAGGTTCAGCTGATTTGTTGGAATACGGGAGTAGTCAATATGACAATCTTGATGGAGAGAATTTTGTGGACTTGCAGGGTTCACTTCCGGAGGTGGTCTTGGTCAGTGTTGATGGTCATATATTGACAGCTCCTATCTCAGAATCAGAGCAGACTGAGGAGAATTTGCAGTTAAAAATTCCTCAGTTTCATTTGGGACCAGGTGAAGGGACTGAATTCTATGAAGGAAATGAGGAGTTTAGTACTGGCGAAGATGCGTGCTCTACTGATTATGTTAGTCAGTTGGATGCTTCAACAGCTGATGTTCCATCCAGTATTTATAGCTCTAATATTGGTAAGGAGGGACCTAGTTGTTACACAGAGGAAACTGAGACAGAAGAAGTTGCATCATGTACAAAGAGGGATAGTGTCTTTAAAAGTTGTTTGGACTTGCATGAACTTGCTCAGCAGCAGGCTGAAAATGACAATTCTCAAGATGAAGGGTCCTCATTGGTGGATCAAAATTCAGCAGGGGAATCTAATGAAAATTGTTCAGTTGTTGATGAAAATGAACAAGAGAGAACCAAACAATCTAGAAATATTGATGAGGCATCAACCCTTACACCTACTTCTGGCAGTGGTACTAACGATACGGAATGGAATGAGAGTCAACAAATCCTTGCACACGAAAGTACTAGTGAGGAAGATAAGGTAATGGTATCTCAGACAACAACTTCCAATGATGGGGATCAAAGTCATTCTGGTTTGA GATTTGATATCTCACTTTGTGGTCACGAACTTAAGGCGGGTATGGGTTTTACCGCTGCTGCTGGAGTGTTTGAAGCACATCAAATATCTGAAGAGGAATTTAGATGCTCTGCAGCATCTATAACTAAGAATAAAAATCTTGTTGTGAAGTTCAGAGAGAGGTATCTTCTGTGGGAAAAGGCTGCTCCTCTTGTTCTCGGAACGGCTGCGTTTGATTATGACTTACCTGTTAACCCTGAAGATACAATTCCTGTTGGAGAGGATGATGTGTTGAAGTCCAGGGATGATAATCCGGGACCATCTTCATCTGGACGTAGGTGGAGACTCTGGCCTATGGCTTTTCGGAAAGTAAAGACAGTTGAGCACACTAGCGGCGATGAATCAAGCGAGGATATATTTGTAGATTCCGAATCTGATTTGCTAGGTTCTGTTGTCGAGCCAACTCCAAGCTCTGGTAGCCGTGAGTCTCCTCGCAAGCAATTTGTTAGGACGAATGTTGCTACTAATGAGATGGTAGCATCATTGAATCTCAAAGATGGTCAAAATATAGTAACATTCAATTTCTCTACGAGGGTTCTAGGAGCACAACAG GTTGATGCTCATATTTACTTATGGAAGTGGAATGCAAGAATTGTAATTTCAGATGTGGATGGAACTATTACCAA ATCTGATGTTTTGGGGCAGTTCATGCCTTTAGTTGGAAAAGATTGGAACCAGACTGGTGTGGCAAGACTTTTCTCTGCTATAAAG GAAAATGGATACCAGCTACTGTTTTTGAGTGCCCGTGCTATTGTCCAGGCTTATCTAACAAGGAACTTTTTGGTTAACCTGAAACAG GATGGAAAAACCTTACCAAATGGACCTGTTGTTATTTCACCTGATGGATTATTTCCCTCCCTTTACCGAGAAG TAATAAGAAGAGCTCCTCATGAGTTCAAGATTGCTTGTCTAGAG GATATCAAAAGACTTTTCCCTTCCGATTATAACCCGTTCTACGCGGGGTTCGGCAATAgagacacagatgaacttagtTACAGTAAGATAGGAATTCCGAAGggcaaaatatttatcattaatccTAAG GGCGAGGTGGCAATAAGTCATCGTATCGATGCGAAATCTTATACATCCCTACACACACTCGTCAATGACATGTTCCCACCTACGTCTTTGCTTGAACAG
- the LOC113785826 gene encoding phosphatidate phosphatase PAH1-like — protein MNVVGKFGNLITKGVYSVATPFHPFGGAVDVIVVQQQDGTFRSTPWYVRFGKFQGVLKGAEKIVKINVNGVEANFHMYLDNSGEAYFVKEVDEDDKESESNVAAEAATNFESLTEGSGVKIDYENLSVDDITGHRLEHTVSDPGVLQLKGEDCSSVLPKLQKAESDIGRRFYDFQDDQPTIEGSADLLEYGSSQYDNLDGENFVDLQGSLPEVVLVSVDGHILTAPISESEQTEENLQLKIPQFHLGPGEGTEFYEGNEEFSTGEDACSTDYVSQLDASTADDKYKKK, from the coding sequence ATGAATGTAGTAGGAAAATTTGGAAACTTGATAACAAAGGGTGTATATTCAGTTGCTACCCCTTTTCATCCCTTTGGTGGTGCTGTTGATGTCATTGTTGTTCAGCAACAAGATGGGACTTTTCGGAGCACGCCGTGGTATGTTCGGTTCGGTAAATTTCAGGGTGTTCTTAAAGGTGCCGAAAAGATTGTTAAGATAAATGTTAATGGGGTTGAAGCGAACTTTCATATGTATCTTGATAATTCGGGGGAGGCTTATTTTGTAAAAGAGGTGGATGAGGATGATAAAGAAAGTGAGTCAAATGTGGCTGCTGAAGCTGCTACTAACTTTGAATCTTTAACAGAAGGCAGTGGTGTGAAAATTGATTACGAAAATCTGAGTGTGGATGATATTACTGGTCATAGACTTGAGCATACCGTATCTGATCCGGGGGTTCTTCagttgaaaggtgaagattgttCCTCGGTTTTGCCAAAACTTCAGAAGGCGGAATCTGATATTGGTAGGAGATTTTACGATTTTCAAGATGATCAGCCCACAATTGAAGGTTCAGCTGATTTGTTGGAATACGGGAGTAGTCAATATGACAATCTTGATGGAGAGAATTTTGTGGACTTGCAGGGTTCACTTCCGGAGGTGGTCTTGGTCAGTGTTGATGGTCATATATTGACAGCTCCTATCTCAGAATCAGAGCAGACTGAGGAGAATTTGCAGTTAAAAATTCCTCAGTTTCATTTGGGACCAGGTGAAGGGACTGAATTCTATGAAGGAAATGAGGAGTTTAGTACTGGCGAAGATGCGTGCTCTACTGATTATGTTAGTCAGTTGGATGCTTCAACAGctgatgataaatataaaaaaaaatag
- the LOC101503164 gene encoding protein CANDIDATE G-PROTEIN COUPLED RECEPTOR 7-like yields the protein MSKLYIPFILLLLFSTLSLTKAEIKSLTINSDTRPMILFEKFGFTHKGHVTISVSSVSVSLLSSTTSQPESSRLGFFLLNEESLLQVLIEIQQNPSFCVLQSHYIFRLFTFRDLSPPPSASFNHSYPVTSPNEYSLFFANCAPETSVSMSVRTEIFNLDSDGSKDYLSAGQTQLPSLFFIFFLSYLIFFVFWLYTCYNNKLSFHRIHLLMAVLLLMKALNLICAAEDKHYVKVTGLPHGWDVLFYIFQFIRVVVLFTVIVLIGTGWSFLKPFLQDREKKVLMIVIPLQVLANLASVVIGETGPFIKDWVTWNQVFLLVDIVCCCAIIFPIVWSIRSLRETSKTDGKASRNLAKLTLFRQFYIVVIGYLYFTRIVVFALRTIAAYKYQWVSNAAEETASLAFYIVMFYMFRPVERNEYFVLDEEEEDAAEIALRDEEEFEL from the coding sequence ATGTCGAAACTCTACATCCCCTTCATCCTCCTCCTCCTCTTTTCCACACTCTCCCTCACCAAAGCAGAAATTAAATCCCTCACAATAAACTCCGACACCCGCCCCATGATCCTCTTCGAAAAATTCGGTTTCACACATAAAGGCCACGTCACCATCTCCGTCTCATCCGTCTCCGTCTCCCTACTCTCCTCGACCACCTCCCAACCCGAATCCTCCCGTTTAGGATTCTTCCTTCTCAACGAAGAAAGCCTCCTCCAAGTACTAATCGAGATCCAACAAAACCCTTCCTTCTGCGTCCTCCAATCTCACTACATCTTCCGTCTCTTCACTTTCCGTGATCTCTCCCCTCCTCCCTCCGCTTCCTTCAACCATTCTTACCCCGTCACTTCCCCTAACGAATACAGTCTCTTCTTCGCTAATTGTGCTCCTGAAACCTCCGTTTCAATGTCCGTTCGCACCGAGATTTTTAACCTAGATTCCGATGGTTCTAAAGATTATCTCTCCGCTGGTCAAACTCAACTTCCTTCTctcttttttatcttctttctATCTTACctaattttctttgttttttggCTTTACACTTGTTACAACAATAAACTATCTTTTCATCGAATTCATCTTCTTATGGCTGTTTTGCTTTTGATGAAGGCTTTGAATCTTATTTGTGCTGCAGAGGATAAACATTATGTTAAAGTTACTGGTTTACCTCATGGTTGGGATGTTTTGTTCTATATTTTTCAGTTCATTCGTGTCGTTGTACTGTTTACCGTTATTGTTTTGATCGGTACTGGTTGGTCTTTTCTCAAGCCATTTTTGCAGGATAGGGAAAAGAAGGTTTTGATGATTGTCATTCCTCTTCAGGTTTTGGCTAATCTGGCTTCTGTTGTTATTGGTGAGACTGGTCCTTTTATCAAAGATTGGGTTACTTGGAATCAAGTGTTTTTGCTTGTTGATATTGTTTGTTGTTGTGCTATTATTTTTCCAATTGTTTGGTCTATTAGATCTCTTAGGGAAACATCTAAGACTGATGGAAAGGCTTCTAGGAATCTTGCAAAGTTGAcactttttaggcaattttaTATTGTTGTTATTGGGTATTTGTATTTTACTAGAATTGTTGTTTTTGCTTTGAGAACAATTGCTGCTTATAAGTATCAATGGGTGAGCAATGCTGCTGAAGAAACTGCTAGTCTTGCTTTTTATATTGTCATGTTCTACATGTTTAGACCTGTCGAGAGAAATGAGTACTTTGTCCTTGATGAGGAGGAAGAGGATGCAGCTGAAATTGCTCTCAGGGATGAAGAAGAATTTGAGCTTTGA
- the LOC101503482 gene encoding uncharacterized protein, with protein sequence MSSVCISNCINDARDPRVPVRATYVNLYKWPESDAAFVRSVSSDGREKGGEKQHPRVVDSISCRQLFLRSYTFCRDDEKKVMDKTQKCFGRRKVKVKVKVKAKAKAKERVVFVGKKNLGWKKVKEISCSALFSIFRRFLSCCASVDVVDENYHI encoded by the coding sequence atgagCTCTGTTTGTATATCGAATTGCATCAACGATGCACGTGACCCACGTGTTCCGGTGAGAGCCACGTACGTGAACCTCTACAAGTGGCCGGAATCAGATGCTGCGTTTGTGAGGTCAGTGAGTTCCGACGGCAGAGAAAAGGGGGGTGAAAAACAACATCCGAGGGTGGTGGATAGCATTTCTTGTAGACAGTTGTTTCTGAGAAGCTACACATTTTGTAGAGATGATGAGAAGAAAGTGATGGATAAGACACAAAAATGTTTTGGGAGGAGAAAGGTTAAGGTGAAAGTGAAAGTGAAAGCGAAAGCTAAAGCGAAAGAACGTGTTGTTTTTGTTGGGAAGAAGAATTTGGGTTGGAAAAAAGTTAAGGAGATATCGTGTTCTGCTTTGTTTAGTATTTTTCGAAGGTTCTTGTCTTGCTGTGCTAGTGTTGATGTTGTCGATGAAAATTATCACATTTAA